A stretch of DNA from Triticum dicoccoides isolate Atlit2015 ecotype Zavitan chromosome 2A, WEW_v2.0, whole genome shotgun sequence:
GGAGCCTATTCACTAATGGCTCTGCCCTTTGTGATCGTGCAGTGGGTGGTTATTCAAATCAACAGAACTCGTGAATCCACTTTTTGCGCTGCTAGATGCAGAGTTTGCTCATCGTTTGGCTGTTTCTGCTGCTGCTCATGGATTTGTCCCAAGAGAAAAGAGACCTGATCCACCAGTTCTTGGGATAGAGGTTTGGGGAAGGAACTTTACAAATCCAATTGGTCTTGCTGCTGGATTTGATAAGAATGCTGAGGCCGTGGAGGGTCTAttgggtcttggatttggctttgtgGAAGTTGGCTCTGTAACACCTCAGCCTCAAGAGGGAAATCCTAAGCCGCGGATATTCAGATTGAAAGAGCATGGGTAAGCATTTCATGTTCTGCTGCTGCTATTCAAACTGTCCGCTGCCACTTTAATTATGAAACAAATTAAAAATGTTGTGTGGTGGTTTCTTGTAATGGTGTTTTCTTGCTTTCTCTTCAGTGCTGTAGTCAATCGCTGCGGGTTCAACAGTGAAGGAATTGTAGTAGTTGCTAAGCGTCTTGGGGCACAACATggtaagaggaagatggaggaaacTTCGAGCTCCAGTGATGTAAAGCAAGGAGGGAAAGCAGGTCCTGGAATTTTGGGAGTCAATCTTGGCAAGAATAAGACTAGTGAAGATGCTGGTGCTGACTACGTGCAAGGAGTTCATTCGTTGTCACAGTATGCTGATTACCTGGTATCCATCTTTTGCTGTTacaagataacctcacatcacaCGTTTGTTACTTTCAGTTTCATATGCACCATAGATTCAGATGGATATGGTTGTTAGAATAAGGAAATTTGCATTCATTCATGTTGATCTGTTCTCATCTAATGTGGCTCATCAAAGAGAGAAAAATAGCATAACTAGAGAAATGTTTGCTTCAGAATAAAACTGATGCATTTCTTGAATGTTTTGTCGTCAATGCACATTTTTTAACAGAAGGGCTTAACTTGTGAAACTGTGTGCTTCATGATGGCTCCCCATTTGGTACCACCTGCTAAAACATGCTACTATACTTTCTTATTGAAATCAGGGGCTATGCTTCTGCATATGAAGAAAAACATTTCATTGTTTTGTGCTCTCTTTCAAGCATGGAAATAGGACTGCTGCTGGATGAGCAGTGTATATGGACATGCAGCATAAATGGTAACAACCGGTTTCTTACTCTTAATGCAGGTCATAAATGTTTCTTCCCCAAATACTCCTGGTCTTCGCGCATTGCAAGGTAGAAAGCAGCTGAAAGAACTTGTGAAGAAGGTCTGTAGTCTTATTAATTGAACTGgatatttttcttcatttttatgGGTAATTAGTATGACGTACACTGGATGTGCAGGTGCAAGATGCACGAGATGAGATGCAGTGGGCTGAAGATGGTCCACCACCATTGCTTGTTAAAATCGCACCGGACTTGTCGAAGCAGGATCTTGAGGACATTGCTGCTGTAACATACTGGACTAAAGCCTTATTTTTCATGCTCTTTGACAGTTGGTGAATATTTT
This window harbors:
- the LOC119357099 gene encoding dihydroorotate dehydrogenase (quinone), mitochondrial — encoded protein: MASSAAASAWRRSLRGALLRGSPWRGPAPALAGARQASRTVSAVAVPIKVPPPPRKGRLLTGAMIGLAIAGGAYVSTTDEATFCGWLFKSTELVNPLFALLDAEFAHRLAVSAAAHGFVPREKRPDPPVLGIEVWGRNFTNPIGLAAGFDKNAEAVEGLLGLGFGFVEVGSVTPQPQEGNPKPRIFRLKEHGAVVNRCGFNSEGIVVVAKRLGAQHGKRKMEETSSSSDVKQGGKAGPGILGVNLGKNKTSEDAGADYVQGVHSLSQYADYLVINVSSPNTPGLRALQGRKQLKELVKKVQDARDEMQWAEDGPPPLLVKIAPDLSKQDLEDIAAVALASKLDGLIISNTTISRPPPADAHPLAQEAGGLSGKPLFDLSTQVLRDMYIRTGGKVTLIGCGGVTSGEDAYKKIRSGATLVQLYTALAYGGPALIPRIKAELAECLERDGFKSVQEAVGADFKPLKA